Part of the Paenibacillus aurantius genome, TCCGGAAAGGCGTCGGAGAGAATGGCGCGTATTTTTTTGCCCGAGGCGTCGTTGTCGGTGAAGATGTAGACCGGCAGGCCGCCGATTTGCTTGCGCAGCCGGACGAGCTGCTCCGTTCCGGGTGTTCCCCCCGTCATGACGATGAGGGCTTCGTCGCAGATGACTCTCCTCAGCCGGCTTCTATCGTTCTTCCCTTCCACGATGATGGCGATTTCCATGGCTTGTCCTCCCGCAGCTCCGGTGTTAGTAATACCATACCCCAAAACCGGCCGGTTGTCCCCGCGGAATAGGGATGAAACGGCTAGGCCCTTCTGATCGTAGTACCTAGTCCATCCCATAAAAAAAGACCGCGGAACGAGTCCGGCGGTCTGGGTGACAGGAGAGTCTGCCGATCACAAGCGGGAAATCCGCTTAGATGAAAACTCCTCCAACCACGATAACGAGCAGGATATACAGGACCAGAATGAAGGCGATCGAAGTGCCGAATCCTCCGCATGCTGACATGGGTGCGTCCCCCTTTCTTGACCCTCAGGTCTATACCATAGGGTATGGCGGAGGAGGGCAGATGGTCTGTGCGGATACCCATTCTTCCGGCGAAAAAGCCCTCGGGCTCGAAAGCAGCCCGTCCGGTCTCTTCCGGCGCCGGACCGTCAGGGAGCGGCGATGAGGCGGAGCCTTCCAAGCGGCAGCAGGGTAAGCCCCAGCATCAGCGCGAGAAACGCGATGAAATAAGGCGAGAGCTGCAGCCGAAGCTGACCGGCGAGCACCGGGCCGAGGAACGCCCCGACGGAGAACGCGACCGACAGCAGGGCGAAGACCCGGCCGTATTTCCGGTCGGGGGTTATGCCCGCGAGCAGGGTGGCGATGGCCGGGAAGATGACGCCCTTCG contains:
- a CDS encoding sporulation protein YjcZ is translated as MSACGGFGTSIAFILVLYILLVIVVGGVFI
- a CDS encoding DNA primase; protein product: MEIAIIVEGKNDRSRLRRVICDEALIVMTGGTPGTEQLVRLRKQIGGLPVYIFTDNDASGKKIRAILSDAFPDAEQIYTRRGYAGVEGTPEEYLIQQLEKAGLEDLIIYPPLIGEAELRYELQKVDHKRHRKDAEHGRGKNSL